The following are from one region of the Pseudazoarcus pumilus genome:
- a CDS encoding peptidoglycan DD-metalloendopeptidase family protein, producing MKNSIDHAATARLLLPLASALLLSGCLSQLPAPFGDASRGSTAPSTAGAQADGQHHVVRQGDTLLGISRTYGQSVGDLVRWNGLESPHQIRVGQRLRVAPPSAGSGEDAVTVRPIESPGVVAEPSQPAAEVPLIDSPRGGRTEYSDEAWAAINPQILPSEPPLPIPSPPDTPPAQPAPAEPSEPAEKPAPAAPAAVEAPWLWPAAGEVIEGFDESSNKGLDIAGEPGDPVVAAAAGSVVYSGSGLRGYGKLVIIKHEDDFLTAYAHNRDLLVKEGDKVSKGQKIAELGSTDADRPKLHFEIRKQGKPVDPAKFLPAR from the coding sequence ATGAAGAACTCGATCGATCACGCTGCCACCGCACGGCTGCTGCTGCCGCTGGCCTCGGCCCTGCTTTTGAGTGGATGCCTGTCGCAACTGCCGGCGCCGTTCGGCGATGCGTCGCGCGGTTCGACTGCGCCGTCTACTGCAGGCGCTCAGGCCGACGGCCAGCACCACGTCGTGCGCCAGGGCGATACCTTGCTCGGCATCAGCCGCACCTATGGTCAGAGCGTGGGCGATCTGGTGCGGTGGAACGGGCTCGAAAGTCCGCATCAGATCCGTGTCGGCCAGCGCCTGCGGGTGGCGCCGCCGAGTGCGGGCAGTGGCGAGGATGCCGTGACGGTGCGCCCGATCGAGTCCCCGGGGGTGGTCGCCGAACCGAGCCAGCCGGCCGCCGAGGTGCCGTTGATCGATTCTCCACGCGGCGGCCGCACGGAATACTCGGACGAGGCCTGGGCCGCGATCAACCCGCAGATCCTGCCGTCCGAGCCGCCGCTGCCGATTCCGTCGCCGCCGGACACGCCGCCCGCACAGCCTGCCCCGGCGGAGCCTTCAGAGCCGGCGGAGAAGCCCGCGCCTGCGGCGCCTGCTGCGGTCGAGGCGCCATGGCTGTGGCCGGCCGCTGGTGAAGTCATCGAGGGTTTCGACGAGTCCAGCAACAAGGGCCTGGACATCGCCGGCGAGCCGGGAGACCCGGTCGTGGCCGCGGCGGCAGGCAGCGTGGTGTATTCGGGCAGCGGGTTGCGTGGCTACGGGAAACTGGTCATCATCAAGCACGAGGACGACTTCCTGACGGCCTATGCCCACAACCGCGACCTGCTGGTCAAGGAAGGCGACAAGGTGAGCAAGGGCCAGAAGATCGCCGAACTCGGCAGTACGGATGCGGATCGCCCGAAACTGCATTTCGAGATCCGCAAACAGGGCAAGCCGGTGGATCCTGCCAAGTTCCTGCCGGCGCGTTGA
- a CDS encoding protein-L-isoaspartate(D-aspartate) O-methyltransferase — MGVCEPAQAGGRAALRMVERLRAQGIRDERVLDAMLRVPRQHFIDAALAYNAYDDTPLPIGFQQTISQPYVVARMIELLRAGRELGRALEVGAGCGYQAAVLSHLATEVFGIERIRGLFEQAKENLRPFRYPNVRLKHGDGSQGLPQAAPFDTIIVAAGAREVPLALRDQLAPGGRMMIPVGAGGEQQLVMTERVGDVFRESRHEAVRFVPLLSGLE, encoded by the coding sequence ATGGGTGTGTGTGAGCCGGCCCAGGCGGGTGGCCGGGCAGCGCTGCGCATGGTCGAGCGCCTGCGCGCCCAGGGCATCCGCGACGAGCGGGTGCTCGACGCGATGCTGCGCGTGCCGCGTCAGCACTTCATCGATGCCGCACTGGCCTACAACGCCTACGACGACACGCCGCTGCCCATCGGTTTCCAGCAGACCATCTCCCAGCCCTATGTGGTGGCGCGCATGATCGAGCTGCTGCGCGCCGGTCGCGAACTCGGGCGCGCGCTCGAAGTCGGTGCAGGATGCGGTTATCAGGCCGCGGTGCTGTCGCATCTGGCGACCGAGGTGTTCGGCATCGAGCGCATTCGCGGGCTGTTCGAGCAGGCCAAGGAGAATTTGCGACCGTTCCGTTATCCTAACGTGCGGCTCAAGCACGGCGACGGTTCACAGGGCTTGCCGCAGGCCGCGCCGTTCGACACCATCATCGTTGCGGCTGGCGCACGCGAAGTGCCGCTGGCCTTGCGAGACCAGCTCGCCCCCGGCGGGCGCATGATGATCCCGGTCGGGGCCGGCGGCGAGCAGCAGCTGGTGATGACCGAGAGGGTCGGAGACGTATTCAGGGAAAGTCGGCACGAGGCGGTTCGTTTCGTGCCATTGCTGAGTGGACTGGAATGA
- the surE gene encoding 5'/3'-nucleotidase SurE: MRILLSNDDGYFAPGLAALADALHDLGDTTVVAPERDRSGASNSLTLDRPLALRQAANGFHFVNGTPTDCVHLAVTGMFDHLPDMVVSGINHGANMGDDTIYSGTVAAATEGFLLGVPAIAFSLASKSATDFTAAAKVAHDLVARFIRDPFREPVLLNVNIPDCSTGDIRGVRLTRLGKRHKAEPVIRGTTPRGETVYWIGPAGQAADAGEGTDFQAVKDGYVSVTPLRVDLTHNGQINAVAEWLEV, translated from the coding sequence ATGCGCATTCTCCTCAGTAACGACGACGGCTATTTCGCGCCCGGCCTTGCGGCCTTGGCCGACGCCCTGCACGACCTTGGCGATACAACCGTGGTCGCGCCCGAGCGCGATCGCAGCGGCGCGAGCAACTCGCTCACCCTCGATCGGCCGCTGGCGCTGCGGCAGGCGGCCAACGGTTTTCACTTCGTCAATGGCACACCCACCGACTGTGTTCATCTGGCCGTCACGGGAATGTTCGATCATCTGCCCGATATGGTCGTCTCCGGCATCAATCACGGAGCCAACATGGGCGACGACACGATTTATTCGGGCACGGTCGCCGCGGCGACCGAGGGATTCCTGCTCGGCGTGCCGGCCATCGCGTTTTCTCTTGCCAGCAAGTCGGCGACCGACTTTACCGCTGCGGCCAAGGTTGCGCACGATCTGGTCGCGCGCTTCATCCGTGATCCGTTCCGCGAGCCGGTACTGCTCAACGTGAACATCCCGGACTGCAGCACGGGCGACATCCGCGGCGTGCGCCTCACGCGGCTTGGCAAGCGCCACAAGGCCGAACCTGTCATTCGCGGCACCACGCCGCGCGGCGAGACGGTGTACTGGATCGGGCCGGCCGGGCAGGCCGCCGACGCCGGCGAGGGGACGGACTTTCAGGCCGTCAAGGATGGTTATGTTTCGGTCACGCCGCTGCGCGTTGATCTGACCCACAACGGTCAGATCAACGCCGTCGCGGAGTGGCTGGAGGTCTGA
- a CDS encoding porin, translated as MQKKLIALAVAGLMSAPAMAQSNVTIYGLVDLGMVYAKQGDNKFRGVQSGTVSASRIGFKGSEDLGNGLSAKFQLEYGIGADVGSGPTGARQSWVGLDGGFGFVGLGRQYSPGHNGAATMTNFMNSSQMDPLSVLAGAAGATIRVAGSGRINNSINYKSKSFGGLKFEALYGFGERNQDDDRSEGDVVGLGAMYSNGPIEATAVYHRIDGGAGDDQKEWLLGGGYNFGVAQVNLTWQNVDAGSIDNDVWTITGTIPVSEAGKVALGYGHLSHDNSDMDADMYTVAYFHSLSKRTMAYAGYSHVNNDDGAVRPFSAGLDADAGNNGNGFTVGIRHTF; from the coding sequence ATGCAAAAGAAACTCATCGCTCTGGCGGTTGCCGGCCTGATGTCTGCGCCGGCGATGGCGCAGTCGAACGTCACCATCTACGGCCTCGTCGATCTCGGCATGGTCTACGCCAAGCAAGGTGACAACAAGTTCCGTGGCGTTCAAAGCGGTACCGTTTCCGCGTCGCGCATCGGCTTCAAGGGCTCCGAGGATCTGGGCAACGGCCTGTCCGCCAAGTTCCAGCTCGAGTACGGTATCGGTGCCGACGTCGGTAGCGGCCCGACCGGTGCCCGCCAGTCGTGGGTCGGTCTGGACGGCGGCTTCGGCTTCGTCGGTCTGGGTCGTCAGTACTCGCCGGGTCACAACGGTGCTGCCACGATGACCAACTTCATGAACTCCAGCCAGATGGACCCGCTGTCGGTCCTCGCCGGCGCCGCCGGTGCGACCATTCGTGTCGCCGGTTCGGGTCGTATCAACAACTCGATCAACTACAAGTCGAAGTCCTTCGGCGGCCTGAAGTTCGAAGCCCTCTACGGCTTCGGCGAGCGGAACCAGGACGACGATCGTAGCGAAGGCGACGTCGTCGGTCTGGGCGCCATGTACAGCAATGGCCCGATCGAAGCGACGGCCGTCTATCACCGCATCGACGGCGGTGCCGGTGACGACCAGAAAGAATGGTTGCTCGGTGGTGGCTACAACTTCGGCGTCGCTCAGGTCAACCTGACCTGGCAGAACGTCGACGCCGGCTCGATTGACAACGACGTCTGGACCATCACCGGCACGATCCCGGTCAGCGAGGCTGGCAAGGTTGCGCTCGGCTACGGTCACCTGAGCCACGACAACAGCGATATGGACGCGGACATGTACACGGTTGCGTACTTCCACAGCCTGTCCAAGCGCACGATGGCCTACGCTGGCTACTCGCACGTCAATAATGACGACGGCGCCGTGCGTCCGTTTTCGGCTGGCCTTGATGCCGACGCCGGCAACAACGGCAACGGTTTCACGGTGGGTATTCGCCACACGTTCTAA
- a CDS encoding cold-shock protein, producing the protein MATGTVKWFNDAKGFGFITPADGGEDVFAHFSAIQGGGFKSLAENDKVSFDIVSGPKGKQAANIQRID; encoded by the coding sequence ATGGCAACCGGTACCGTAAAGTGGTTCAACGACGCCAAGGGCTTCGGCTTCATCACTCCGGCGGACGGCGGCGAGGACGTCTTCGCTCACTTCTCCGCGATTCAGGGCGGCGGCTTCAAGTCGCTGGCCGAAAACGACAAGGTGTCCTTCGACATCGTGTCCGGCCCGAAGGGCAAGCAGGCCGCGAACATCCAGCGCATCGACTGA
- the tenA gene encoding thiaminase II → MPFRFGDLKQRSRASWEAYCRHDFVRALGAGDLPGPAFRHYLQQDYLFLIHFARAFALAAYKSRDLADLRRAGDGLRAILDVELDLHVAYCREWGIDEAALARLPESRATLAYTRYVLDTGNRGDLLDLHVALSPCMIGYAEIALWLLEQPFTRLDGNPYAPWIAMYAGDEFQQAARDEREWVDARLARVDAARFDELVEIFDAAARLEADFWQMGLDLAD, encoded by the coding sequence ATGCCTTTCCGCTTCGGAGACCTCAAGCAGCGTAGCCGCGCTTCGTGGGAGGCCTATTGCCGGCACGATTTCGTGCGTGCCCTGGGCGCCGGCGATCTCCCCGGGCCGGCCTTTCGTCACTACCTGCAGCAGGACTATCTGTTCCTGATCCACTTTGCGCGGGCCTTCGCGCTGGCGGCGTACAAGAGTCGCGACCTGGCCGATCTGCGCCGTGCAGGCGACGGGCTGCGTGCGATTCTCGATGTCGAACTTGACCTGCACGTGGCCTATTGCCGCGAGTGGGGCATCGACGAGGCCGCGCTGGCGCGCCTGCCTGAATCGCGTGCGACGCTCGCCTACACGCGCTACGTGCTCGACACCGGCAACCGCGGGGATCTGCTCGACCTGCATGTGGCCCTGTCGCCGTGCATGATCGGCTACGCCGAGATTGCGCTGTGGCTGCTCGAGCAGCCATTCACCCGGCTCGACGGCAATCCGTATGCGCCATGGATCGCAATGTATGCGGGCGACGAGTTCCAGCAGGCCGCGCGCGATGAGCGCGAGTGGGTCGACGCCCGGCTCGCGCGGGTCGATGCTGCGCGATTCGACGAACTGGTGGAGATCTTCGATGCCGCCGCACGGCTGGAAGCCGACTTCTGGCAAATGGGGCTGGATCTGGCAGATTAG
- a CDS encoding polyprenyl synthetase family protein → MTIQQLLAPIGADMQALDEVIRQRLHSDVVLVRQVAEYIVGSGGKRLRPALVLMCAAACGYRGRDHVELAAVVEFIHTATLLHDDVVDESDLRRGRDTANAVFGNAASVLVGDFLYSRAFQMMVGVGDMRVMQVLADATNVIAEGEVLQLLNVRNADVDLDGYLRVIRYKTAKLFEAAARLGAILGKSGEACERDMAGFGMHLGTAFQIIDDVLDYSSKEAATGKHLGDDLAEGKPTLPLILAMQHGTATQAARVRKAIENGEREAFGDILQIIGETGALEASRAFARSEAELASGALLHLPSSVFRDALLKLSAFAVERDF, encoded by the coding sequence TTGACCATCCAGCAACTCCTTGCGCCGATCGGTGCCGACATGCAGGCGCTCGACGAGGTCATTCGCCAGCGCCTGCATTCGGACGTGGTCCTCGTGCGGCAGGTCGCCGAGTACATCGTCGGCAGCGGCGGCAAGCGCCTGCGCCCGGCGCTGGTGCTGATGTGCGCGGCCGCCTGTGGCTACCGCGGTCGCGATCACGTCGAACTCGCGGCGGTCGTCGAGTTCATCCACACCGCGACGCTGCTGCATGATGATGTCGTCGACGAGTCGGATCTGCGCCGCGGGCGTGACACCGCCAATGCCGTGTTCGGCAACGCTGCCTCGGTCCTGGTGGGCGATTTCCTGTATTCGCGCGCCTTCCAGATGATGGTTGGGGTCGGCGACATGCGCGTGATGCAGGTGCTCGCCGACGCCACCAACGTGATCGCCGAGGGCGAGGTCCTGCAATTGCTCAACGTGCGCAACGCCGACGTCGACCTCGACGGCTATCTGCGGGTGATCCGCTACAAGACGGCCAAGCTGTTCGAGGCGGCGGCGCGCCTGGGCGCGATCCTGGGCAAGTCCGGCGAGGCGTGCGAGCGCGACATGGCGGGTTTCGGCATGCATCTGGGTACGGCCTTCCAGATCATCGACGACGTGCTCGACTACTCGTCGAAGGAGGCGGCTACCGGGAAACACCTTGGCGACGATCTGGCCGAAGGCAAGCCGACGCTGCCGCTGATTCTGGCGATGCAGCACGGCACGGCTACGCAGGCGGCGCGCGTGCGCAAGGCGATCGAGAATGGCGAGCGCGAGGCCTTCGGCGACATCCTGCAGATCATCGGCGAAACCGGTGCGCTCGAGGCCTCCCGGGCGTTCGCGCGTTCCGAGGCCGAACTCGCTTCCGGCGCGTTGTTGCATTTGCCCTCTTCCGTTTTCAGGGATGCGCTGCTAAAATTGTCAGCCTTTGCAGTCGAGCGAGATTTCTAG
- a CDS encoding aldo/keto reductase, producing MQYRRLGESGPEVSSLCLGTMTFGEQNDAADAFDQLDRARDAGINFFDTAEMYPVPARAATQGESERILGRWLARQRREDVVIATKVAGPARGLDWIRGGPLALDEANLRAAVEASLQRLGTDYIDLYQIHWPERNQPMFGQWRYDPSSERECVPVRAQLEALARLVEEGRIRHIGLSNEHPWGVMQFLRQADALGLPRIVSIQNVYSLLSRVFEYGLAEMCHHERVGLLAYSPLGFGHLSGKYLGVPPAGARLTRFPAFGKRYARPGVRPAVEAYAELARAHGMTPATLALAFVYSQDFVTSTVIGATSREQLEENLAAREVVLHPDVLAEIDGIHARHTNPAP from the coding sequence ATGCAGTACCGCCGACTCGGCGAGAGCGGGCCGGAAGTCTCCAGCCTGTGCCTCGGGACGATGACCTTCGGGGAGCAGAACGACGCCGCCGACGCCTTCGACCAACTCGATCGCGCGCGGGATGCGGGGATCAACTTCTTCGACACGGCCGAAATGTATCCGGTGCCGGCGCGCGCGGCCACCCAGGGCGAATCCGAGCGCATTCTCGGACGCTGGCTGGCACGCCAGCGTCGCGAGGATGTGGTCATCGCCACCAAGGTGGCCGGGCCCGCGCGCGGGCTGGACTGGATCCGCGGCGGCCCGCTGGCGCTCGACGAGGCCAATCTGCGCGCCGCGGTCGAGGCCAGCCTGCAGCGTCTGGGCACGGACTACATCGACCTCTACCAGATCCACTGGCCGGAGCGTAACCAGCCGATGTTCGGGCAGTGGCGCTACGATCCGTCGAGCGAGCGTGAATGTGTGCCGGTGCGTGCCCAGCTCGAGGCGCTGGCGCGGCTCGTCGAGGAAGGGCGCATCCGTCACATCGGGCTGTCCAACGAGCATCCCTGGGGTGTCATGCAATTCCTGCGCCAGGCCGACGCGCTGGGTCTGCCGCGCATCGTGTCCATCCAGAACGTCTACAGCCTGCTCTCGCGCGTGTTCGAGTACGGTCTGGCCGAGATGTGCCATCACGAGCGGGTCGGCCTGCTCGCCTATTCCCCGCTGGGCTTCGGGCATCTGAGCGGCAAGTACCTCGGGGTGCCGCCGGCGGGTGCCCGGCTGACACGCTTTCCCGCCTTCGGCAAGCGCTATGCGAGGCCGGGGGTGCGCCCGGCGGTCGAGGCCTATGCGGAACTGGCCCGCGCTCACGGCATGACCCCGGCCACGCTGGCGCTGGCCTTCGTATACAGCCAAGATTTCGTCACCAGCACGGTCATCGGCGCGACGTCGCGGGAACAGCTCGAAGAGAATCTCGCAGCGCGCGAGGTGGTGCTGCACCCGGATGTGCTGGCCGAGATCGACGGCATCCACGCGCGCCACACCAACCCGGCGCCGTGA